The genomic interval CGCCCGCTGACAGCCATGCAACTCGCCGCCCTCTGGCGGATGTTCAACGGCCACGCGATTGCTGGGAGCGCCGCCGAGCTGCCATTCCTGCCTTTCGTCGAGAGGACGGCCGACGGCATCCTCTCGGCCTGCGCCAGCGGCGAACTGCGCGGGATCGTGCGCGATGCGGCCAATGAGGAGATCGGGCGGCGCATGGAGCGCTTCGAGGCGGCGACGCCGCTTGCCCGCGCGCTGCATCGGTCCGGCCACACTGAAAAGGCAATATCCGCGCTTCAGTCCGCCGGGATGGAGGAGCCGGCCGTCCGTCTTTTTGCCGAGGCGGGCGGGGTTTTCTATATCCATATCGATGGCCCTGAGGCGTATGCCCGTGTGCTTTCGGGTTTCAGTCCGGAAATTTCGGCCGATAACGAGACCGTCGTGATCGCAAATGCCATGCGCGCACTCAAGTTCGGTGAGACGGGACGGGCGAAGAAGCTGATCGCGGACCGTTTCGGCCGGCAGAGCCTCGATCCGATGGCCGTCTTTGCGAGCGTTGCGCCCTACTCCCTGTCGTTCAAAGGCTTTCGGCTGGTGATGATGATCTATGAGGATATCGTCATCACCGACGCCATGTTCGAGCGGCTCTATGACTATCTCGACGAGTTGCCGCTGGAAGCGGCGCTGCTGCGCGGGTCATTCTATAATGCCGTGCTTGAATTCTATATCCGCCAGCGCCGCTTCAACGAGGCCGAAATGGCCGCCGCACAGGCGTTTTCGAGCTATCGCGCGGCCGGCGTCCCGCTGCTTGTCTTCTATATCTGCGTCCATCAGGCGGTGATCCGGTTGCTTTCGGGCGACGCCACCGGCGCCGGCAGCCGCATCGCCGAAGCCCGGAGGCACATGGCAGAGGTCGGCTTCGAAAGCCCTGCCGACGCGCGGATCCTGCGGCTGATCGAAGCCTGCCACGCCTATGAGGATGGCCGCCCGCAGGTGCTGATCGCCTTCATCAACCATGAATTCGATACGTTTTCACAGGCCGAAACCTGGCCAAGCCTCGTCGAATTCGCGCTCCACTACGGCAGCCAGGCGCTCAGTGAACATTTCTCGACGCTCTCGGCGCTCGGTTTTCTGGATCGCTGGCGCCTCCACCAGACGCATGACCGCCAGCTGCGGTTCATGATCGAAATCCGCGCCGCGCTGGTGATGCAGAACGGCAACCGCTGGAACGATGCCGCCGCGACCCTTTCCGCCATGCAGATGCGGATCAACCGTACCTGGGTCGAGGCAGCACTTGACGATCTCGCCCGGCTTTCGATGCACGATGAAATCGAGGTGGCCTTCGCCTGGCTCCGGCAGATCGTCCATGAGCGACCAGACCGCGCCTATCTGGACCGCCAGATCAGCGCCATGATTGCCAATGAAAGGGTGACCGGCCGCCAGCGGCGTGCGCTGCAGATATGGCTGGCCTTCGTGCTGAAACGGACCGGCCGGGCGACGGAAGCCCGCGCGGTGCTGCAGCGCATGTTCGATGATGCCGCCCGCACCGGCACGATCGCGCCACTTCAGGAGGAACGCCGGTTTCTCGGCGAGCTGATGGGCGACAGCCGTATCGAAGGCTTTGTCTCGGCCGCAGGCCCCGCCCGCCGGATCATGAAACGGTTGTCCGAAACCGGCATCAAGGGACGCACGATCGAGCAGGAATCCGGGTTGTCGCGTCGCGAGGTTCGCATTCTGCTGATGATCTGCGAGGGCGCGTCCAACAAGTTCATTGCCGGCCGGCTCGGCATTTCGGAATCGACGGTCAAATTCCACGTGACCAATCTTTACCGCAAGCTCGGCTGCACAAGACGTCGCGAGGCCATCGCGGTGGCGCGGGCGCGCAACTGGCTGCACTGAACGGCCGCCGAGGCGGTCGCGCATCGCAAAACCTGTCCCTTATTCTGAAAAACCTAGACCTTTTCTATCTTGTCGCGTCTTTTACCGCCCTTCAGACTGAACCCATAAGATCACTGCCGGCACTCTCAGGATTGTCGGCGGCATAAAGGGAACAGTGGCCCCCGACAGGGCCGAGGCTATGGAGCGGCGCATTCGATGCACCTGCGCTATCTGGAGATTTTTGTCAGGCGGCTTGCCGGCTTCGTGCTGGTTCTTTTCGTATTGTCGCTGATGATCTTCGTGCTCGCCCGCGTGGTGCCCGGCGATCCGGCCCGCATGACGCTCGGCCCGAGCGCGACGCAGGACCAGGTCGACCAGCTTCGCGCGCGCATGGGGCTCGACCAGCCCATCCTCGTGCAATATGGCCGCTATATCGGTAAGGCGCTCCAGGGCGATCTCGGGGACTCGATCGTCTCCGGCAACCCGGTGAGCCGCGATATCCGGGAATTCCTGCCGGCGACGCTCGAGCTGATCATCGCCACGGTGATCATCGAGCTTGTCTTCGCCATCCCCCTCGGCGTCATCACGGCCCGCTATCGCAATAGCTGGATCGACAATGCCGGGCGGCTGTTTTCGCTTGTCGGCGTCACCATTCCGGCCTTTCTGTTCGCCATCACGCTTCAGCTCGTCGCGGCTCGTTTCTTTCCGTCATGGCCCATTCTCGGCCGGGTCGACTACAATCTCGGCGCGCC from Martelella mediterranea DSM 17316 carries:
- a CDS encoding helix-turn-helix domain-containing protein — encoded protein: MANVAHIDMLAERVSASARKFIVITAVAGMGKSLLLRKLSKAFDVPVCTTPEADGTATGRAFLWDIPSRAETIAFDEAFFEHFERVVIARRPETEVPGIERLIVHGEALFLDEHDLLLPEGDPARRCQCGWPVLLGVDLEDRARRDQFKAYIGFEILRPLTAMQLAALWRMFNGHAIAGSAAELPFLPFVERTADGILSACASGELRGIVRDAANEEIGRRMERFEAATPLARALHRSGHTEKAISALQSAGMEEPAVRLFAEAGGVFYIHIDGPEAYARVLSGFSPEISADNETVVIANAMRALKFGETGRAKKLIADRFGRQSLDPMAVFASVAPYSLSFKGFRLVMMIYEDIVITDAMFERLYDYLDELPLEAALLRGSFYNAVLEFYIRQRRFNEAEMAAAQAFSSYRAAGVPLLVFYICVHQAVIRLLSGDATGAGSRIAEARRHMAEVGFESPADARILRLIEACHAYEDGRPQVLIAFINHEFDTFSQAETWPSLVEFALHYGSQALSEHFSTLSALGFLDRWRLHQTHDRQLRFMIEIRAALVMQNGNRWNDAAATLSAMQMRINRTWVEAALDDLARLSMHDEIEVAFAWLRQIVHERPDRAYLDRQISAMIANERVTGRQRRALQIWLAFVLKRTGRATEARAVLQRMFDDAARTGTIAPLQEERRFLGELMGDSRIEGFVSAAGPARRIMKRLSETGIKGRTIEQESGLSRREVRILLMICEGASNKFIAGRLGISESTVKFHVTNLYRKLGCTRRREAIAVARARNWLH
- a CDS encoding ABC transporter permease, whose product is MHLRYLEIFVRRLAGFVLVLFVLSLMIFVLARVVPGDPARMTLGPSATQDQVDQLRARMGLDQPILVQYGRYIGKALQGDLGDSIVSGNPVSRDIREFLPATLELIIATVIIELVFAIPLGVITARYRNSWIDNAGRLFSLVGVTIPAFLFAITLQLVAARFFPSWPILGRVDYNLGAPSGPTGFLLVDAVLAGRGDVFLSALAHLALPATALAMAGIGQITRITRSAMIDNLRRDHVLTLKSFGVPEPVIVFRYLLKLSSIAPLTIMGLEFASLIGNAFVVEMVFSWGGFASYGLTAILQKDLNALMAVVLVSGVFFIVANLVIDIVVSIIDPRLRFGEAGQ